Proteins encoded in a region of the Hippopotamus amphibius kiboko isolate mHipAmp2 chromosome 11, mHipAmp2.hap2, whole genome shotgun sequence genome:
- the GCLC gene encoding glutamate--cysteine ligase catalytic subunit isoform X1 — translation MGLLSQGSPLSWEETQRHADHVRRHGILQFLHIYHAVKDRHKDVLKWGDEVEYMLVSFDHENKKAQLVLSGEELLETLQEKGERTNPNHPTLWRPEYGSYMIEGTPGQPYGGTMSEFNTVEDNMRKRRKEATSLLGGNQALCTITSFPRLGCSGFTLPEFKPNPVEGGASKSLFFPDEAINKHPRFSTLTRNIRHRRGEKVVINVPIFKDKNTPSPFIETFPEDDEAAKASKPDHIYMDAMGFGMGNCCLQVTFQACSISEARYLYDQLATICPIVMALSAASPFYRGYVSDIDCRWGVISASVDDRTREERGLEPLKNNHYRISKSRYDSIDSYLSECGEKYNDIDLTKDKGIYEQLLQEGIDHLLAQHVAHLFIRDPLTLFEEKIHLDDANESDHFENIQSTNWQTMRFKPPPPNSDIGWRVEFRPMEVQLTDFENSAYVVFVVLLTRVILSYKLDFLIPLSKVDENMKVAQKRDAVLRGLFYFRKDICKGGNAMVDGRGKATGSAEPAAEEYSLMTIDAIVNGKEGVFPGLIPILNSYLENMEVDVDTRCSILNYLKLIKKRASGELMTVARWMREFIANHPDYKQDSVITDEMNYSLLLKCNQIANELCECPELLGPAFRKVKYSGSKTDSPN, via the exons GTGGAATACATGTTGGTGTCTTTtgatcatgaaaataaaaaagcccAACTGGTCCTGTCTGGAGAGGAACTTCTTGAAACTCTGcaagaaaagggggaaaggacAAACCCAAA CCATCCTACCCTTTGGAGACCAGAATATGGAAGCTACATGATCGAGGGGACACCTGGCCAGCCGTACGGAGGGACCATGTCCGAGTTCAACACGGTCGAGGACAACATGAGGAAGCGCCGCAAGGAGGCAACATCTCTGCTGGGGGGAAACCAGGCCCTCTGCACAATCACTTCATTTCCCAG ATTAGGCTGCTCTGGGTTCACGCTGCCCGAGTTCAAGCCCAACCCCGTGGAAGGAGGAGCTTCCAAGTCCCTCTTCTTTCCCGATGAAGCAATAAACAAGCACCCACGCTTCAG TACCCTCACCAGGAACATCAGgcacaggagaggagagaaggtggTCATTAACGTCCCAA TATTTAAGGACAAGAATACACCGTCTCCATTTATAGAAACATTTCCTGAGGATGATGAGGCAGCGAAGGCTTCTAAGCCCGACCACATTTACATGGATGCCATGGGCTTTGGGATGGGCAATTGCTGTCTGCAG GTAACGTTCCAAGCCTGCAGCATATCTGAGGCCAGATACCTTTATGATCAGTTGGCTACTATCTGCCCAATTGTC atgGCTTTGAGCGCTGCGTCTCCTTTTTACCGAGGCTATGTGTCAGACATTGATTGTCGCTGGGGCGTGATTTCTGCATCTGTAGATGATAGAACTCGGGAGGAGAGAGGACTGGAG ccaCTGAAGAACAACCACTATAGGATCAGTAAGTCCCGATACGATTCAATAGACAGTTACTTATCTGAGTGTGGTGAGAAATATAATGACATTGACCTGACAAAAGACAAAGGAATTTATGAACAGCTGTTGCAGGAAG GCATCGATCACCTCCTGGCCCAGCACGTGGCTCATCTCTTCATTAGAGACCCGCTGACTCTGTTTGAAGAGAAAATCCACCTGGACGATGCCAATGAGTCCGACCATTTCGAG AATATTCAGTCCACAAATTGGCAGACAATGCGATTTAAGCCTCCTCCTCCAAACTCTGACATCGGGTGGAGAGTGGAATTCCGGCCCATGGAG GTTCAGCTGACAGACTTCGAGAACTCCGCATATGTGGTGTTCGTGGTGCTGCTCACCAGGGTGATCCTGTCCTACAAACTGGACTTTCTCATCCCGCTATCGAAG GTTGACGAGAACATGAAAGTAGCACAGAAGCGAGATGCCGTCCTGCGGGGATTGTTTTATTTccgaaaagatatttgcaaag GTGGCAACGCCATGGTGGACGGCCGCGGCAAGGCCACGGGCAGCGCCGAGCCGGCGGCTGAGGAGTACTCGCTCATGACCATTGATGCCATTGTCAACGGCAAG GAAGGCGTGTTCCCCGGGCTGATCCCCATCCTGAACTCTTACCTGGAAAACATGGAAGTGGACGTGGACACCAGATGCAGTATTCTGAACTACCTGAAGCTGATTAAGAAGAGAGCATCCG gagaATTAATGACAGTTGCCAGATGGATGAGGGAATTTATTGCAAACCATCCTGACTACAAGCAAGACAGTGTAATAACAGACGAGATGAACTACAGCCTTCTTTTAAAGTGTAACCAAATCGCAAATGAATTATGTGAATGCCCGGAGTTACTTGGACCAGCATTTAGGAAAGTAAAGTACAGTGGAAGTAAAACTGACTCTCCCAACTAG
- the GCLC gene encoding glutamate--cysteine ligase catalytic subunit isoform X2 — protein sequence MGLLSQGSPLSWEETQRHADHVRRHGILQFLHIYHAVKDRHKDVLKWGDEVEYMLVSFDHENKKAQLVLSGEELLETLQEKGERTNPNHPTLWRPEYGSYMIEGTPGQPYGGTMSEFNTVEDNMRKRRKEATSLLGGNQALCTITSFPRLGCSGFTLPEFKPNPVEGGASKSLFFPDEAINKHPRFSTLTRNIRHRRGEKVVINVPIFKDKNTPSPFIETFPEDDEAAKASKPDHIYMDAMGFGMGNCCLQVTFQACSISEARYLYDQLATICPIVPLKNNHYRISKSRYDSIDSYLSECGEKYNDIDLTKDKGIYEQLLQEGIDHLLAQHVAHLFIRDPLTLFEEKIHLDDANESDHFENIQSTNWQTMRFKPPPPNSDIGWRVEFRPMEVQLTDFENSAYVVFVVLLTRVILSYKLDFLIPLSKVDENMKVAQKRDAVLRGLFYFRKDICKGGNAMVDGRGKATGSAEPAAEEYSLMTIDAIVNGKEGVFPGLIPILNSYLENMEVDVDTRCSILNYLKLIKKRASGELMTVARWMREFIANHPDYKQDSVITDEMNYSLLLKCNQIANELCECPELLGPAFRKVKYSGSKTDSPN from the exons GTGGAATACATGTTGGTGTCTTTtgatcatgaaaataaaaaagcccAACTGGTCCTGTCTGGAGAGGAACTTCTTGAAACTCTGcaagaaaagggggaaaggacAAACCCAAA CCATCCTACCCTTTGGAGACCAGAATATGGAAGCTACATGATCGAGGGGACACCTGGCCAGCCGTACGGAGGGACCATGTCCGAGTTCAACACGGTCGAGGACAACATGAGGAAGCGCCGCAAGGAGGCAACATCTCTGCTGGGGGGAAACCAGGCCCTCTGCACAATCACTTCATTTCCCAG ATTAGGCTGCTCTGGGTTCACGCTGCCCGAGTTCAAGCCCAACCCCGTGGAAGGAGGAGCTTCCAAGTCCCTCTTCTTTCCCGATGAAGCAATAAACAAGCACCCACGCTTCAG TACCCTCACCAGGAACATCAGgcacaggagaggagagaaggtggTCATTAACGTCCCAA TATTTAAGGACAAGAATACACCGTCTCCATTTATAGAAACATTTCCTGAGGATGATGAGGCAGCGAAGGCTTCTAAGCCCGACCACATTTACATGGATGCCATGGGCTTTGGGATGGGCAATTGCTGTCTGCAG GTAACGTTCCAAGCCTGCAGCATATCTGAGGCCAGATACCTTTATGATCAGTTGGCTACTATCTGCCCAATTGTC ccaCTGAAGAACAACCACTATAGGATCAGTAAGTCCCGATACGATTCAATAGACAGTTACTTATCTGAGTGTGGTGAGAAATATAATGACATTGACCTGACAAAAGACAAAGGAATTTATGAACAGCTGTTGCAGGAAG GCATCGATCACCTCCTGGCCCAGCACGTGGCTCATCTCTTCATTAGAGACCCGCTGACTCTGTTTGAAGAGAAAATCCACCTGGACGATGCCAATGAGTCCGACCATTTCGAG AATATTCAGTCCACAAATTGGCAGACAATGCGATTTAAGCCTCCTCCTCCAAACTCTGACATCGGGTGGAGAGTGGAATTCCGGCCCATGGAG GTTCAGCTGACAGACTTCGAGAACTCCGCATATGTGGTGTTCGTGGTGCTGCTCACCAGGGTGATCCTGTCCTACAAACTGGACTTTCTCATCCCGCTATCGAAG GTTGACGAGAACATGAAAGTAGCACAGAAGCGAGATGCCGTCCTGCGGGGATTGTTTTATTTccgaaaagatatttgcaaag GTGGCAACGCCATGGTGGACGGCCGCGGCAAGGCCACGGGCAGCGCCGAGCCGGCGGCTGAGGAGTACTCGCTCATGACCATTGATGCCATTGTCAACGGCAAG GAAGGCGTGTTCCCCGGGCTGATCCCCATCCTGAACTCTTACCTGGAAAACATGGAAGTGGACGTGGACACCAGATGCAGTATTCTGAACTACCTGAAGCTGATTAAGAAGAGAGCATCCG gagaATTAATGACAGTTGCCAGATGGATGAGGGAATTTATTGCAAACCATCCTGACTACAAGCAAGACAGTGTAATAACAGACGAGATGAACTACAGCCTTCTTTTAAAGTGTAACCAAATCGCAAATGAATTATGTGAATGCCCGGAGTTACTTGGACCAGCATTTAGGAAAGTAAAGTACAGTGGAAGTAAAACTGACTCTCCCAACTAG